From Drosophila virilis strain 15010-1051.87 chromosome X, Dvir_AGI_RSII-ME, whole genome shotgun sequence, the proteins below share one genomic window:
- the LOC6636042 gene encoding trypsin: MQISLTLWFSIVIRLSELEPATADDSVQFKIVGGTVTEIARTPYQVSLRLKQIDRQQFGRGHICGGTVISQRLVVTAAHCLYDGRSRNMRSPNDFVIIMGNSLLQIRSVLMQQYNVQKLMSHPQYNPTNLQNDIALLFINGFVPWKSIVRALPLARVTAVVGTPCLISGWGSTINGGTSSQTLQSATVPVISQTDCSAKYGYISAAQLCAGYMSGGIDSCQGDSGGPLQCHNTLVGIVSFGRYCAAQDSPGVYTNVVYYVDWIKQMNRSLDYSYYSGDVRTVVCSKLAVLAIFVAVVRY, translated from the exons atgCAGATCTCGTTGACATTATGGTTCAGTATAGTTATCCGTTTATCAGAATTGGAGCCAGCTACTGCGG ACGACTCGGTGCAGTTCAAGATTGTCGGTGGCACCGTTACCGAAATAGCCAGGACACCATATCAGGTCTCGCTGCGTCTAAAGCAAATTGACAGGCAACAGTTCGGGCGTGGTCACATATGCGGAGGCACGGTTATTAGCCAGCGCTTGGTTGTTACGGCGGCTCATTGTCTCTACGA cGGAAGAAGCAGAAATATGCGATCCCCCAatgattttgttattattatgggCAACAGCCTTCTTCAGATAAGAAGTGTTTTAATGCAGCAGTATAATGTGCAGAAGTTGATGTCACATCCCCAATACAATCCGACAAACTTACAGAACGATATTGCCCTGTTATTCATTAACGGCTTTGTACCCTGGAAATCGATCGTACGGGCTCTGCCACTCGCCAGGGTAACCGCCGTTGTTGGCACACCTTGCCTAATTTCCGGCTGGGGTAGCACAATCAAT GGTGGCACTTCTTCGCAAACTCTGCAATCGGCAACTGTGCCCGTGATCAGCCAAACGGACTGCAGTGCCAAATATGGGTATATAAGCGCTGCCCAGCTATGTGCCGGGTATATGAGCGGCGGCATCGATTCCTGCCAGGGCGATTCCGGCGGGCCGCTGCAGTGCCACAATACGCTCGTGGGCATCGTCTCCTTTGGCAGATATTGTGCTGCCCAGGATTCACCTGGCGTCTATACGAATGTTGTATACTATGTCGATTGGATAAAGCAGATGAATCGCTCGCTCGACTATTCGTACTACAGCGGCGATGTGAGAACTGTCGTGTGCTCCAAGCTGGCTGTTTTGGCCATCTTTGTGGCTGTTGTCAGATACTGA
- the LOC6636040 gene encoding trypsin II-P29 isoform X1, whose translation MDLLLYVNSGGKVSVILLLLILLWTTLDMTKAELNTTKVPGNHQLSMQILDNNTYADQAPVDYYVSLRQRHKETFRYGSGHVCGGALISPNVVATAAHCFVDQTRYDGSFLPISRFLVVLGSQPRFVRDEQALSFSLEWLLMNLTKFDTSTYDKDIALIILNATVPYIMQPIQFSETAAQPEATCHIRGWNNSQMEYYLGEMIRLNVTLIDERACKGASNLIEKFLRPGMLCASNANKDQLDGCTVDAGEPLLCDGKLVGISSWGIRCGMPQIPGVYANVTHYRHWIDNTIASYQLKDPQNPKYGHSELMRSDEFEDVARSSGTKFERLYRTILYLGIMLSLCYF comes from the exons ATGGATCTTTTGTTATACGTGAATTCGGGCGGTAAGGTAAGTGTgatactgttgctgctgattctGCTCTGGACCACGCTGGACATGACCAAGGCTGAGCTGAACACAACCAAAGTGCCAGGCAACCATCAGCTCTCCATGCAAATCCTTGACAATAATACATATGCCGATCAGGCGCCAGTCGATTATTATGTGTCCCTGCGCCAGCGCCACAAGGAAACCTTTCGCTATGGGTCCGGCCATGTGTGCGGTGGTGCGCTCATTAGCCCCAATGTGGTGGCAACCGCAGCGCATTGCTTTGTAGA CCAGACCAGGTACGATGGCAGCTTTCTGCCCATATCGCGGTTCCTGGTGGTGCTGGGAAGCCAGCCTCGCTTTGTTCGCGACGAGCAGGCGTTATCCTTTTCGCTGGAGTGGCTGCTAATGAACCTGACCAAGTTTGATACGAGCACCTACGACAAGGACATCGCATTGATCATACTGAACGCCACAGTGCCGTACATCATGCAGCCCATCCAGTTCAGCGAGACAGCCGCTCAGCCGGAAGCCACGTGCCACATCAGAGGCTGGAACAATAGTCAAATGGAGTACTACTTGGGCGAGATGATTAGGCTGAATGTGACGCTCATCGATGAGAGAGCTTGCAAGGGTGCCTCCAATCTTATTGAGAAGTTCCTGCGCCCTGGCATGCTGTGTGCCAGCAATGCGAACAAGGATCAGCTGGATGGATGCACCGTCGATGCGGGTGAGCCGCTCCTCTGCGACGGCAAGCTGGTCGGCATCAGCTCGTGGGGCATTAGGTGCGGCATGCCCCAAATTCCCGGTGTCTATGCCAATGTGACACACTACAGGCATTGGATAGACAATACCATTGCGAGCTATCAATTGAAAGATCCCCAAAATCCAAAGTATGGCCATAGCGAACTCATGCGCTCGGACGAGTTCGAGGATGTTGCCAGATCATCTGGCACCAAGTTCGAACGACTATACAGGACAATACTCTACCTAGGTATTATGCTGAGTCTATGCTATTTCTAG
- the LOC6636040 gene encoding kallikrein-14 isoform X2, translated as MNLTKFDTSTYDKDIALIILNATVPYIMQPIQFSETAAQPEATCHIRGWNNSQMEYYLGEMIRLNVTLIDERACKGASNLIEKFLRPGMLCASNANKDQLDGCTVDAGEPLLCDGKLVGISSWGIRCGMPQIPGVYANVTHYRHWIDNTIASYQLKDPQNPKYGHSELMRSDEFEDVARSSGTKFERLYRTILYLGIMLSLCYF; from the coding sequence ATGAACCTGACCAAGTTTGATACGAGCACCTACGACAAGGACATCGCATTGATCATACTGAACGCCACAGTGCCGTACATCATGCAGCCCATCCAGTTCAGCGAGACAGCCGCTCAGCCGGAAGCCACGTGCCACATCAGAGGCTGGAACAATAGTCAAATGGAGTACTACTTGGGCGAGATGATTAGGCTGAATGTGACGCTCATCGATGAGAGAGCTTGCAAGGGTGCCTCCAATCTTATTGAGAAGTTCCTGCGCCCTGGCATGCTGTGTGCCAGCAATGCGAACAAGGATCAGCTGGATGGATGCACCGTCGATGCGGGTGAGCCGCTCCTCTGCGACGGCAAGCTGGTCGGCATCAGCTCGTGGGGCATTAGGTGCGGCATGCCCCAAATTCCCGGTGTCTATGCCAATGTGACACACTACAGGCATTGGATAGACAATACCATTGCGAGCTATCAATTGAAAGATCCCCAAAATCCAAAGTATGGCCATAGCGAACTCATGCGCTCGGACGAGTTCGAGGATGTTGCCAGATCATCTGGCACCAAGTTCGAACGACTATACAGGACAATACTCTACCTAGGTATTATGCTGAGTCTATGCTATTTCTAG
- the fs(1)M3 gene encoding uncharacterized protein fs(1)M3 translates to MWPHMLSMESLFVLLCVFNFLQCQGQGQGAAPIVGPTRLMPSVCRRDTNGSSLSVEIRLPFMDMELRHERHLHVLRAQQLLLVLHGHELFQLQVAGRDKRLVRLGELTGRVGQQVASAAAVVLWREYLLLAVALPESLEFYQLAQQAMLDANQQHFEPIQEFALAGSLQQLHLLQPNPEQVLLLLTLNVTQSQARCRTYEWLETYFNPVEELTLPSIKAFQVVGRQPYYIITGRTLRGQSKLVLTIYELLTPTLRLLRRQSLTVQARHVLAARFRGRNLLIACAGAGGNSSTSSTCILFRMVDGHFVVYRKHVLRQLQFSHLAAFELGQLLVGARANGQVLVFNSQRLDCYSGFGADPNPSGIYTHRNPQNESFLLLSYRRQPGTTLLRMVQLGGANDATILAANLEGNDDLSSVQQHRHEFEQSINGLRSLLLRRKQQLDAVHQLLGSLEQQPTRSLTQPLHLRNGSRVQLVQLQGSHLASPMQLLRRMERLRQQYGHAVIRRSTRSFGAGNASYTGEQDTLKVKRLHVQNLIYQGQLLPGYHLESSSPPILSIKGQLLTKRLHTEQLLIPPSYKRPERSLDVHTVVRHLQVERINNISWFEFYDSLFLYSRDNEIEGRLVLQARARVVNLQTPLLNGKLVEQLFNLRQPQVVTSNIFMSAFIAPKLDANLVNGLNFAKDIVFRGAKNNLIKTPVRIYQMSVSGDIIVENDSKSQRQMAAEQRPFNLQQYYRGRIILNGSLTVNNLQRDTNETRLQLGGQSLRARDLHVDYLLLQTPQHLDTLAFGNAKVTTRALSTHHINGHPTAEHLLSGAGHEPSQAAHRRLHLIFMNVRIDGNVYCGNYSSRLAQLARNAVRQGETANITGHKIFEAPLHVDTLSSQALNGLPVQELVLKSQLSQNFTDLKFFPRIVVKSQLEIDRNLTAQRLNHMELPQLFQPAYSLQRLELPEMPKLQQLIFRRLNGLAFDELLGKLSAADGEPEQPLLLHKQLIIEGNVRFQRPLQLRTLNAIHWDEYVKGLVSANANSLILGEKRFLEPVLITDALHAPSINGLDLSALLENTLLRTTPQSIGGVYSFARLTASNVDVAELNGMPTSSFLDLGQPSLRLQGDLYVPELQLNGSLSCALLNDPLPRLDSQLAALQQRSWRRLMVLGDALWPEASEPQQQQQQLDYLRLHAVRRRAASQIISGHVILQQPLLSHLQASLILPGGFNISHIAKDALLRRSPVTQLVKAPQTMLQEVQARSIRLLKDGQFELLNGIDLRRLNASLYRRSSGQPMGAHLRFQLPPNITQLRLRGGLNGGHHVANIYEQSPGGIWPAVQLRELQLQQQLQLHEINGMSLEYLLEQRVPLRGAALELFDTLHFERLVLGERPMLRTINGIDLQRVVYKHGQRPQAVGGAKTFARGIEFQGPAHIMRLNGRDLSESYQQSIYTDRDYSIDSLVLDGASFPGGLLADAAMGESRQAPQMELELGHRPLSAREQLRQQLQELEQQLQSNRANHSQRLLYLDYEQLGLELTWSAPAADEILQLVAAQTPQPTGICQLQQLLAQISTRQQRVHLTNVSLASRLLRASSGRAAIRVKAQNYCNQPLQQFRSRMHISCRGHAHTLGLRQHVEALQLHDQEEYSLLLISGTDEVRVLRVNHTNCSLSDWQSVQPSSAGRLMKLLQLEGNRTLLLTGGLQQPEHLPVVAVHRLDAQSQRFELLQHIEGDYDLAELQSDQLLLSCHSCRHISVHVFSPDAEQFVPLQQLRLAARIQQLLPFSVAQERHLLVLTMPDSKHFYLFSYAHIEGWQQRTYGRHMSDFQWSWPLLRSGQELTTSAPILLLCGQRFCSLVKALLD, encoded by the exons ATGTGGCCACATATGTTATCAATGGAGTCGCTTTTCGTACTTCTATGTGTATTCAATTTCCTACAG TGTCAGGGACAGGGCCAGGGAGCAGCTCCCATTGTTGGCCCGACGAGGCTGATGCCCAGCGTTTGCCGCAGGGATACCAACGGCAGCAGCTTGAGCGTGGAGATTCGGCTGCCGTTCATGGACATGGAGCTGCGGCACGAGCGACATTTGCATGTGCTGCGcgcccagcagctgctgctggtgctgcacGGGCACGAGCTGTTCCAGCTGCAAGTGGCCGGCCGGGACAAGCGGCTGGTGCGTCTGGGCGAGCTGACGGGCCGTGTGGGCCAGCAAGTGGCCAGCGCCGCGGCTGTGGTGCTCTGGCGCGAGTATCTGCTGCTGGCCGTGGCGCTGCCGGAATCGCTGGAGTTCTATCAGCTGGCACAGCAGGCGATGCTGGATGCCAACCAGCAGCACTTTGAGCCCATACAGGAGTTCGCTCTGGCCGGCAGCCTGCAACAGCTGCATCTGCTGCAGCCCAATCCGGAGCaggttctgctgctgctgactctCAACGTAACGCAGAGTCAGGCCAGATGCAG AACCTACGAGTGGCTGGAGACGTATTTCAATCCCGTCGAGGAGCTCACGCTGCCCTCCATCAAAGCATTCCAGGTGGTAGGACGTCAGCCCTATTACATAATCACGGGACGCACGCTGCGCGGCCAGTCCAAG CTCGTGCTGACCATCTACGAACTGTTGACGCCcacgctgcggctgctgcgccGCCAGAGCCTGACCGTACAGGCGCGTCACGTGCTGGCGGCACGATTCCGTGGCCGCAATCTACTCATCGCCTGCGCCGGAgccggcggcaacagcagcacgaGCAGCACGTGCATCCTATTCCGCATGGTCGATGGCCACTTTGTGGTGTACCGCAAGCATGTGCTGAGGCAGCTGCAGTTCAGCCATCTGGCCGCATTCGAGCTGGGCCAGCTGCTGGTCGGTGCTCGCGCCAACGGACAGGTGCTGGTGTTCAACAGCCAACGCCTGGACTGCTACAGTGGCTTCGGCGCCGATCCCAATCCCAGTGGCATCTACACGCATCGCAATCCACAGAACGAAAGCTTTCTGCTGTTGTCCTATCGGCGACAGCCGGGCACTACATTGCTGCGCATGGTGCAGCTGGGCGGTGCCAACGACGCAACCATCCTGGCCGCCAATCTGGAGGGCAACGATG ATCTGAGCAGCGTGCAGCAGCATCGCCATGAGTTCGAGCAGTCCATCAATGGACTGCGCAGCCTGCTGCTGCGCcgcaagcagcagctggatGCAGTGCATCAGCTGTTGGGGtcgctggagcagcagcccACGCGCAGTCTGACGCAGCCACTGCATCTACGCAACGGCTCGCGCGTTCAGCTGGTGCAGCTGCAGGGCTCCCACTTGGCCAGTcccatgcagctgctgcggcgcaTGGAGCGACTGCGTCAACAATATGGTCACGCCGTGATCAGGCGCAGCACGCGTTCCTTTGGTGCGGGCAACGCTTCCTACACGGGTGAACAGGACACGCTCAAGGTGAAGCGCTTGCACGTCCAGAATCTCATTTACCAGGGCCAACTGCTGCCAG GCTATCATCTGGAGTCGTCCAGCCCGCCCATTCTGAGCATCAAGGGTCAGCTGCTGACCAAGCGGCTCCATACAGAGCAGCTGCTCATCCCGCCCAGCTACAAGCGGCCAGAGCGCTCGCTAGATGTCCACACGGTGGTGCGACATCTCCAGGTGGAGCGCATCAACAACATCTCCTGGTTTGAGTTTTACGACTCGCTTTTCCTGTATTCGCGCGACAACGAGATCGAGGGACGCCTCGTGCTTCAAGCCCGCGCCCGAGTGGTCAATCTCCAGACGCCGTTACTCAATGGCAAGCTGGTGGAGCAGCTCTTCAATTTGAGGCAACCCCAGGTGGTGACCTCCAACATATTCATGTCCGCTTTCATTGCACCCAAACTGGACGCCAATCTCGTTAACGGCTTGAACTTTGCCAAAGACATTGTCTTTCGCGGTGCCAAAAACAACCTGATTAAAA CGCCCGTTCGCATTTACCAGATGAGCGTCTCGGGCGACATAATCGTGGAAAACGACAGCAAATCGCAACGTCAAATGGCCGCTGAGCAGCGTCCTTTCAATCTGCAGCAATATTACAGGGGCAGGATCATACTGAACGGCTCCTTGACAGTTAACAATCTACAGCGGGACACGAATGAGACGCGCCTGCAGCTGGGCGGGCAATCTCTGCGTGCACGGGACTTGCACGTGGATTACCTGTTGCTACAAACGCCGCAG CATCTGGATACGCTGGCATTTGGCAATGCGAAGGTGACGACACGCGCCTTGAGCACCCACCACATCAATGGACATCCAACGGCTGAGCATCTGCTCAGCGGAGCTGGACATGAGCCAAGCCAAGCAGCGCACAGACGGCTCCATTTGATATTCATGAATGTGCGCATCGATGGGAATGTGTACTGCGGCAATTACAGCAGCCGTCTAGCGCAGCTGGCAAGGAATGCAGTGCGTCAGGGCGAGACGGCCAACATAACGGGTCACAAAATTTTTGAGGCGCCATTACACGTGGACACGCTGTCCAGCCAGGCGCTGAATGGACTGCCCGTTCAGGAGCTAGTGCTGAAGAGTCAGTTGTCCCAGAACTTCACAGATCTCAAGTTCTTTCCGCGCATTGTGGTCAAGAGTCAGCTGGAGATTGACCGCAATCTGACGGCCCAGCGCCTGAATCATATGGAACTGCCACAGCTGTTCCAGCCGGCGTATAGCCTGCAGCGCCTGGAGTTGCCGGAGATGCCCAAATTGCAGCAACTGATCTTTCGGCGTCTCAATGGTCTGGCCTTTGATGAGCTGCTGGGCAAGCTGAGCGCCGCTGACGGCGAACCGGAGCAGCCGCTGTTGCTCCACAAACAGCTTATCATTGAGGGAAATGTGCGCTTCCAGCGTCCACTGCAGCTGCGCACCCTGAATGCCATCCACTGGGACGAGTATGTGAAGGGGCTGGTGAGCGCGAATGCCAATAGCCTAATCCTGGGCGAGAAACGCTTTCTGGAGCCGGTGCTGATCACAGATGCGCTCCACGCGCCGAGCATAAATGGCCTGGATCTGAGTGCATTGCTGGAGAATACACTGCTGCGCACCACGCCGCAGTCCATTGGTGGCGTCTATAGCTTTGCGCGTCTGACGGCCAGCAATGTGGATGTGGCTGAGCTGAATGGCATGCCAACCAGCAGCTTCTTGGACCTGGGCCAGCCTTCACTTCGGCTGCAGGGTGATCTGTATGTGCCGGAGCTGCAGCTCAATGGCAGCCTCAGCTGTGCACTGCTCAACGATCCGCTGCCACGTCTGGATTCCCAATTGGCCGCACTGCAACAGCGCAGCTGGCGTCGTCTCATGGTGCTGGGCGATGCGCTGTGGCCCGAGGCCTCcgagccgcagcagcaacagcaacagctggaCTATCTGCGTCTGCATGCGGTGCGTCGTCGCGCCGCCAGTCAAATCATTTCCGGACACGTCATCCTGCAACAGCCGCTGCTGAGCCATTTGCAGGCCAGTCTGATCTTGCCCGGCGGGTTCAACATTAGCCACATAGCTAAGGATGCGCTGCTGCGTCGCAGTCCAGTCACGCAACTGGTAAAGGCGCCGCAGACAATGCTGCAGGAGGTGCAGGCGCGTTCCATTCGCCTGCTCAAGGATGGCCAATTCGAGCTGCTGAACGGCATCGATCTGCGCCGGCTGAATGCTTCGTTGTATCGCCGCTCCAGCGGGCAGCCAATGGGCGCACATCTGCGGTTCCAGCTGCCACCGAACATAACGCAGCTCCGGCTGCGGGGCGGGCTCAATGGTGGCCACCATGTGGCCAACATATACGAACAGTCGCCTGGCGGCATTTGGCCGGCCGTGCAGTTGAGGGAGCTgcagttgcaacaacagctgcagctgcacgaGATCAACGGCATGAGTCTGGAGTATCTGCTGGAGCAGCGTGTGCCGCTGCGTGGCGCCGCCTTGGAGCTATTCGACACGCTCCACTTTGAGCGGCTGGTACTCGGCGAGCGCCCAATGCTGCGCACCATCAATGGCATCGATCTGCAGCGCGTGGTCTACAAGCACGGACAACGGCCGCAGGCCGTCGGGGGCGCCAAGACCTTTGCCAGGGGCATCGAATTCCAAGGGCCCGCACACATAATGCGCCTCAATGGCAGGGATCTCAGCGAGAGCTACCAGCAGAGCATCTACACGGATCGCGACTACAGCATCGATAGCCTGGTGCTCGATGGCGCCAGCTTTCCGGGTGGTCTGCTTGCCGATGCGGCGATGGGTGAATCAAGGCAGGCGCCGCAAATGGAGCTGGAACTGGGGCACCGCCCACTAAGCGCACGCGAGCAGCTGCGCCAGCAGCTACAAGaactggagcagcagctgcagagcAATCGTGCGAATCATAGCCAGCGTCTACTCTATCTGGACTATGAACAGCTGGGCTTGGAGCTGACTTGGAGCGCGCCCGCTGCTGATGAGATCCTGCAGCTGGTGGCTGCCCAAACGCCACAGCCGACTGGCATctgtcagctgcagcagctgctggcgcagATCTCCACGCGGCAACAGCGCGTGCACCTGACCAACGTGAGCCTGGCCAGCCGGTTGCTGCGCGCCAGCTCCGGACGAGCTGCGATACGCGTCAAGGCACAGAACTACTGCAaccagccgctgcagcagttCCGCAGTCGCATGCACATCAGCTGTCGCGGCCACGCCCATACGCTTGGACTGCGCCAGCATGTGGAGGCACTACAGCTGCACGACCAGGAGGAGTACAGCCTGCTGCTGATCAGCGGCACGGACGAGGTGCGTGTGCTGCGAGTGAATCACACGAACTGCAGCCTCAGCGATTGGCAGTCAGTGCAGCCCTCCTCGGCTGGCCGCCTGATgaagctgctccagctggAGGGGAATAGAACGTTGCTGCTGACCGGCGGACTGCAGCAGCCGGAGCATCTGCCCGTTGTGGCTGTGCATCGCCTGGACGCGCAGAGTCAACGCTTTGAGCTGCTCCAGCACATCGAGGGTGACTACGATCTGGCCGAGCTGCAGTCGgatcagctgctgctcagctgTCACAGCTGTCGCCACATCTCTGTCCATGTCTTCAGTCCGGATGCCGAGCAGTTtgtgccgctgcagcagctccgcTTGGCGGCACGCATCCAGCAACTGTTGCCCTTTAGCGTGGCCCAGGAGCGCCACCTCCTGGTGCTGACCATGCCCGACTCCAAGCATTTCTATCTCTTCAGCTATGCCCATATCGAGGGCTGGCAGCAACGCACCTATGGCCGGCACATGTCCGATTTCCAGTGGTCCTGGCCGCTGCTGCGCTCCGGGCAGGAGCTAACGACCTCAGCGCCCATCCTGCTGCTCTGCGGCCAGCGTTTCTGCAGCCTGGTGAAGGCTCTGCTCGACTAG
- the LOC6636041 gene encoding anionic trypsin-2 gives MAPKRTTIFAVLFGLYLVASGARLDSRHIRPRFSADPGRIVNGTVANMEATRHQVSLRRRLNDGYFFGTGHICGGSLIRPNVVLSAAHCFVDQIIYDGRFLPKEDFIVVMGNLDRFETANTLTFDIDQLILQLDIFDLGTYNKDIALLILSGSVPANHPTIRPIALSSVAVPAETVCQVTGWGTTEEGYGSDILMTLDVPMLSDAQCINESALGHLILPGMICAGYMEGERDACNGDSGGPLVCQSQLAGVVSWGIGCALPELPGVYTEVSYYYEWIIEQIDEANGGSGEGSGEGSGEGSGEGSGEGSTETTTEESTETTTEVSPEGGDDGVAIITVTYALSVAVPVLLGLSHFS, from the exons ATGGCTCCCAAACGGACAACGATCTTTGCCGTGCTCTTCGGCCTCTATCTGGTAGCGAGCG GTGCTAGGCTGGACTCACGGCATATACGGCCCAGATTCAGTGCCGATCCGGGTCGGATTGTCAATGGCACCGTGGCCAATATGGAGGCCACCAGGCATCAGGTCAGTCTTCGGCGTCGCCTCAACGATGGCTACTTCTTTGGCACGGGCCACATTTGCGGCGGCTCCCTGATCAGGCCAAATGTGGTTCTCAGCGCGGCTCATTGCTTTGTGGA CCAGATCATCTACGATGGCCGCTTTTTGCCCAAGGAGGACTTTATAGTGGTTATGGGCAATTTGGATCGCTTCGAGACGGCAAACACCCTAACCTTTGACATTGATCAGCTCATCCTGCAGCTGGACATCTTTGATCTGGGCACATATAACAAGGATATTGCGCTGCTTATTCTCAGTGGCTCAGTGCCCGCCAATCATCCCACCATACGTCCCATTGCACTGAGCTCCGTGGCCGTACCTGCGGAAACCGTTTGCCAGGTAACTGGCTGGGGCACCACCGAGGAGGGCTACGGCTCTGATATACTCATGACCCTGGATGTGCCCATGCTTAGCGATGCGCAGTGCATCAACGAGAGCGCATTGGGTCATTTAATACTGCCCGGTATGATTTGTGCCGGCTACATGGAGGGTGAGCGCGATGCCTGCAATGGCGACTCTGGCGGACCGCTCGTCTGCCAGAGCCAGCTGGCGGGCGTTGTCTCCTGGGGCATTGGCTGCGCTCTGCCTGAGCTGCCAGGTGTTTACACCGAGGTATCCTACTACTACGAGTGGATAATCGAGCAAATCGACGAGGCAAATGGTGGCAGCGGCGAGGGCAGCGGAGAGGGCAGTGGAGAGGGCAGTGGAGAGGGCAGTGGAGAGGGCAGCACAGAGACCACCACGGAGGAGAGCACAGAGACCACCACGGAGGTCAGCCCAGAGGGCGGCGACGATGGCGTCGCTATAATCACAGTTACCTATGCTCTGAGTGTGGCGGTGCCCGTGCTGCTTGGCCTGAGCCACTTTTCTTAA
- the LOC6636039 gene encoding serine protease 28 produces MQLNEHLRRIIKILIFAFLCTEMQTTFTHRELAKQRGIGTSNAAGGRRRAPYQASIRLLDQELDYFGKGHICSGALVGPSVVLTVAHCLYKNDNKSFYHPAELRVVLGSTQRFAPTAHAQVYGVTHVYQPPKQLSLAILMLDQDVPAQQTRIQPISLPVDTQHLESDPAPWHISSWGLAGDDGHELHEMLRLRVQPSPCQELQQLCVQYENQAENAAYELDAGAPLTKSNQLLGLRSKSSAFVDVASHVDWILAQTGNGTNQNSSIWGILGLLVFTIYVVKCSRKSFIS; encoded by the exons ATGCAACTCAACGAGCACCTTAGGCGCATCATCAAAATACTGATATTTGCATTCCTGTGCACCGAAATGCAGACAA CCTTCACCCATCGCGAGTTGGCAAAACAGCGCGGCATAGGCACGTCCAATGCCGCTGGTGGCAGGCGCAGAGCACCTTACCAGGCCTCCATACGACTGCTTGACCAGGAGCTGGACTATTTTGGCAAAGGTCACATCTGTTCGGGCGCGCTCGTGGGTCCCTCTGTGGTGCTCACAGTAGCCCACTGCCTGTACAA AAACGACAACAAGAGCTTCTATCATCCCGCCGAACTGCGCGTGGTGCTGGGCAGCACGCAGCGCTTTGCGCCCACAGCACATGCCCAGGTGTATGGTGTGACCCATGTCTATCAGCCGCCCAAGCAGCTGTCCCTGGCCATACTTATGCTAGATCAGGATGTGCCCGCCCAACAGACGCGCATACAGCCCATATCGCTGCCCGTGGACACACAGCACCTGGAGTCGGATCCGGCGCCTTGGCACATTAGCAGCTGGGGTCTGGCCGGCGATGATGGTCATGAGCTGCACGAAATGCTGAGGCTACGTGTCCAGCCCTCGCCCTGccaggagctgcagcagctgtgcgTGCAGTACGAAAACCAGGCAGAGAATGCCGCCTACGAGTTGGATGCAGGTGCTCCGCTGACCAAGTCCAATCAGCTGCTCGGCCTGCGCAGCAAGTCCTCTGCCTTTGTGGACGTCGCCAGCCACGTGGACTGGATACTGGCTCAAACTGGCAATGGCACCAATCAGAACAGCTCCATTTGGGGCATTCTGGGGCTGCTTGTCTTTACCATCTATGTGGTCAAGTGCAGCCGCAAGAGCTTCATTTCTTGA